The Acidobacteriota bacterium genomic sequence TACACGGGCGTTCTCGTCGGAGCGACCGCGATCCCCGCCTGGAACCGGCGGATCATCGAGCTTCCAGTCGAGTTCGGAATGTCGTCGATGGGATCATCCGCGGCGATACTCGAACTTGCCGGCCACTTCGATCGAGCCTTGAACCGCGTGGCTCTGGCTGCTGCAGGAGCGGAGACTCTCTCGATGGCAGTCGCCTCCAGAACGATCGGTGGGAAAAAAGGGCCCGATGCCGCGAGTAAGACGCTCCGGAACGATTCGGGCTCCGATGCCCGGATGCTGCGCGCCGGTGCCATCCTCTCGGGACCGCTTCCGCTGGCTCTGCGCCTGCTCGGGCGGCGATCGCGAAGGTTGCGGCGACTCGCGGCATGCAGCGCCATCGCTGGATCGTTGCTGATGCGATACGGCTGGGTTGCTGCCGGGAAGCGATCCGCGGCAGTGACCCGTCCCTGAATCCCGGCAAGGATTCGGTCACTCCGGTGGCAACCGAAACTGAGGGACGCATATGATCCGCGGCGATGGATTCCGCGAAACCGTACTGTTACGAACACCCGAGACCCGCCTTGACCGTGGACATTGTCGTCTTCAGGGAACAGTTGGGAGACGAGGTTCTTCTCGTGAGGAGGAAGCACCCGCCGTTCGAGGGCTGCTGGGCGCTGCCAGGAGGGTTCGTCGACCAGGATGAAGCGCTCGATCAGACCGCACGGCGGGAGCTGATGGAGGAAACGGGCATCGAGGCGGGCGAGCTGGAACAGCTGGGAGCATGGGGCGAACCGGGGCGCGACCCGAGGGGTCACACCGTGTCCGTCGTTTACATGACCGCCGTAGTCGACGGCGAGGCGCGAGCGGACGACGATGCCGCCGAAGTGCGATGGTTCGCGATCGACGAGCTTCCGACACTGGCCTTCGATCACTCCGACATCGTCAGAGCTGCGATCGAGCGCATCGGGTCGCGGGGTCCCTCGTGAGCGATCGCGATCTCCGGCTCGACGAGTCTCTGCGCCGTCGGATCTGGGCGAGTCTGGGCGAATCGATCGAGAAGTACCTCGTCGACGTGGAGGAACTGCCGGTTCTGCCGGAGCTCGATCCCGGAAAGATCCGGAAAGAGCTGGCCTCGGTGGACATGGAAACGGGTCTCGGTCTGGAAGAGGCGCTCTCCCGCGTGACGGGATGGATGCGGGATTTCCAGCTTCACATCGCGAGTCCACGCTACTTCGGCCTGTACAACCCTCACCCGACGACCGCCGGGATTGTCGGCGACGCGCTCGCGGCCACGTTCAATGCCCAGCTTGCCGCCTGGGGACACAGTCCGTTCGCGGTGGAGGCGGAGCGCTTTTTGATCCGCGAGCTGGGCGGAAAGCTCGGAATGCCCGTCGGATCGGTCGACGGCACATTCGCTTCCGGCGGCGCCGAGGCCAATCTGACGGCCACCCTCGTGGCGCTGGCAGAGAAGTTTCCCGGCTACCTCGAGACGGGCTTCGCAGGCAGCGGCCTGCGACCGGTCGTCTACGTGTCTGAAGAGGCGCACGATTCGATGCGCCGGTCGGGGCGAGTCGCGGGAATTGGAGACGCCGGAGTCAGCCACATCCCTGTCGACGAGGCATTCCGGATGAGGCCCGATGCACTCGAAGAGGCGATTCGGAGTGACCGTGCATCGGGGCGGATACCTTCGATGGTCGTGGCGACGGCGGGAACGACCAACAGCGGAGTCATCGATCCGCTGGCCGACGTGCTCGAGATTGCGAAGGCGAACGATCTCTGGGCGCACTGCGACGCCGCCTGGGGAGGTGCCGGGTGGATCGTCCCGGAGCTCCGGCAGCATCTTCGGGGATTGCCCGAATACGATTCGGTCACGATCGATGCACACAAATGGTTCTCCGTCCCGATGGGTGCCGGGGTTTTTCTCACGCGCCACGCCGGAGTGCTCGAGCGAACGTTCAGTCTGACTCCGGCCTACATGCCGCGCGAGGGAACCGGGCTCGACGTCAGGAATCCGTTTCAGCATTCGATCCAGTGGTCGCGACGATTCATCGGCCTGAAGTTCCTGATGACGTTGCTGAGCTCGGGATGGAAGGGCTATGAATCCGCGATCGAGCATCAGGCGCAGATGGGGGAGCGTCTCGCGGATCTGCTCATCGAGTCCGGCTGGAAAATCCTCGTTCGATCGCCGCTGGCCTTGGTCTGTTTCACCCTCGCGGACCGGCCGGAGGATGGGACCCGGCTCGACGAGATCGTTCGTCGCGTGGGGGCGAGCGGAGAGGCGTGGATCTCTGCGACGATGCTTGCAGGTCGGATTCCTGCACTACGAGCCTGCATTACGAATTTTCGAACGGAGGAGGGCGATCTGAGACGACTGATCGAAGTACTTAACCGGATTCGAGCGGAGGTCGCGGTATGAGAGAGCAGCGCATGACGCTGACCGAAGGTGCGCCTTTGTCGGCGTCGGACCTGGTGGCGAAATTCAGACGCCAGATGACTTACGGCGCTGCGAAGGATCGTTTCACGAGATCGGACAACGATCTGTATCTCGCGCTCTCGTTCGCATTGCGCGAATGGATCATCGATCGCTGGTTCGCCACCCAGCGGCGGATCTACGAGACCGATGCGAAACGCGTCTACTATCTGTCGCTCGAATTTCTGACGGGCCGGCTTCTCTATTCGAACGTGCTCGCGCTTCAGGCCGAAGATGAGGTGAGGAGCGCACTCGATTCATTTGGAATCGACTTCGACCTTCTGCGGCAACTCGAGCCCGATCCCGCTCTCGGCAACGGAGGACTCGGGCGGCTCGCGGCGTGTATCACCGAGTCCGCCGCGACGCTCGGCCTCCCTTTCTATGGCTACGGTATTCGCTACGAGTACGGGATTTTCAGGCAGATGATCGTCAACGGCGCTCAACAGGAGGCTCCGGATCCCTGGCTCGCCCGCGGCAATCCGTGGGAAATACCACGAACCGACATCCTGATGCCCGTTCGGTTTTTCGGCAGAGTGCAATACGAGCGATCCGGTACCGGCGACCGGTTCCGATGGGTGGATGCCGAAACGGTGTACGCGATGCCGTTCGACATGCCGATCGTCGGGTTCGGTTCGGGAGTCGTCTCGACTCTTCGACTCTGGTCGGCGAGAGCGTCCCGTGAATTCGATCTCGCGAGGTTCAACGCCGGAGAATACGTTCGTGCCGTGGAAGAGAAGACGGCAACCGAGAACATCTCTCGCGTCCTTTACCCGGCCGATGACCAGTATGTCGGCAAGGAGCTTCGCCTCAAGCAACAGTATTTTTTCGTCACCGCCACTCTCCAGGACGTGATTCGACGTTTCAGGCGCGTACCCGGGAGGGTGTGGGACGAGCTTCCGCAGAAGGTCGCAATCCAGCTGAACGACACGCATCCGGCGATCGCGATCCCGGAGATGATGAGAATTCTCATGGACGATTACGGTCTGAGCTGGGATCGTGCGTGGGAAATCACCGAGAAGAGCTTCGCCTACACCAACCACACGGTGCTGCCGGAAGCGCTGGAGACGTGGGAATTCGAGCTGATGCAGCGACTGCTGCCTCGGCATATGCAGATCATCGAAGAGATCGATCGCCGGGTGAAGCTGAAGGCGCGATCGATCGAGGGGACGACTTCGAGCTTCGTCGAGGACGTCGCGATTCTCGACGGACGGAGCCGCGCGGTGCGGATGGCCAATCTTGCATTTGCCGGTTCGCACCGCGTGAACGGGGTTGCAAGACTCCATACCGAGATTCTCGAGGAGCGCGTTTTTTCCCACTTCACCAGACTCTTTCCGGGACGGCTCACACCGATCACCAACGGCATTACGCCGCGGCGCTGGCTCTACAAAGCCAATCCTCTCCTCGCGACGCTGCTGACCGAGCACCTCGGACCCGAATGGGTCACCGACCTTTCGAAGATCGCCGGCATTGCGGAGCTGGCGGATTCGAAGGAGTTTCGATCGCGCTGGCAAGCGGTGAAGATGGCGAATAAGGCGAAGCTTCTGGACTGGCTCGAGGAGACACATGGAATCCGCGCGCCGGGCGTCGACGCGAACACCTGGCTGTTCGACATCCAGATCAAGAGAATTCATGAGTACAAACGGCAGCTGATGAACGTCCTGGCCGTACTCGCGAGCTACCACCGAATCCGGTCGGGAGAGATCCCGGCAGTTCCAAGGCTCGTGGTGTTTGGCGGAAAGGCTGCGCCCGGTTACGACACCGCGAAGCTCATCATTCGCCTGATCAATTCGATTGGTGCCCTGATCGAAAGAGACCCGGAAGTGTCGAGACATCTGCGGATCATCTACGTTCCCGACTACCGGGTGACGGCGGCGGAGATGCTGTTTCCGGCATGCGAGCTGTCGGAGCAGACCTCGACCGCCGGAATGGAAGCTTCCGGAACGGGGAACATGAAGGCCGCGCTGAATGGCGCGCTCACCATCGGCACACTCGACGGCGCCAACGTCGAGATCCTGGAGCGAGTCGGTCAGGACAACATCTTCATCTTCGGACACGACGCCGCGGCGATCGAGAGAATGCGGAACGAGGGCTACGATCCGTCGGAGTGGATCGGGCGCTCTCCCGATCTGAAGCGAGCGCTCTCGACATTGAGAGACGAGGAGCTCGAGCCGGCGCAACCGGGACTCTTTCGCCCTCTCGCCGACCAGCTTGCAATGAGTGACCGCTACTTCGTCTGTGCAGACTTCGAAATGTACCTCGACGCGCGACGGGCGGCGGATCAGCAGTACCTCGATCAGGATGAGTGGACGCGGAAATCGATCATCAACTCGTCCTCGATGGGGTACTTTTCGAGCGACCGTACGGTTCGGGACTATGCGCGCGAGATCTGGGATGTCGAGCCTCTCTACGACTGATC encodes the following:
- a CDS encoding glycogen/starch/alpha-glucan phosphorylase, translating into MREQRMTLTEGAPLSASDLVAKFRRQMTYGAAKDRFTRSDNDLYLALSFALREWIIDRWFATQRRIYETDAKRVYYLSLEFLTGRLLYSNVLALQAEDEVRSALDSFGIDFDLLRQLEPDPALGNGGLGRLAACITESAATLGLPFYGYGIRYEYGIFRQMIVNGAQQEAPDPWLARGNPWEIPRTDILMPVRFFGRVQYERSGTGDRFRWVDAETVYAMPFDMPIVGFGSGVVSTLRLWSARASREFDLARFNAGEYVRAVEEKTATENISRVLYPADDQYVGKELRLKQQYFFVTATLQDVIRRFRRVPGRVWDELPQKVAIQLNDTHPAIAIPEMMRILMDDYGLSWDRAWEITEKSFAYTNHTVLPEALETWEFELMQRLLPRHMQIIEEIDRRVKLKARSIEGTTSSFVEDVAILDGRSRAVRMANLAFAGSHRVNGVARLHTEILEERVFSHFTRLFPGRLTPITNGITPRRWLYKANPLLATLLTEHLGPEWVTDLSKIAGIAELADSKEFRSRWQAVKMANKAKLLDWLEETHGIRAPGVDANTWLFDIQIKRIHEYKRQLMNVLAVLASYHRIRSGEIPAVPRLVVFGGKAAPGYDTAKLIIRLINSIGALIERDPEVSRHLRIIYVPDYRVTAAEMLFPACELSEQTSTAGMEASGTGNMKAALNGALTIGTLDGANVEILERVGQDNIFIFGHDAAAIERMRNEGYDPSEWIGRSPDLKRALSTLRDEELEPAQPGLFRPLADQLAMSDRYFVCADFEMYLDARRAADQQYLDQDEWTRKSIINSSSMGYFSSDRTVRDYAREIWDVEPLYD
- a CDS encoding aminotransferase class V-fold PLP-dependent enzyme — encoded protein: MSDRDLRLDESLRRRIWASLGESIEKYLVDVEELPVLPELDPGKIRKELASVDMETGLGLEEALSRVTGWMRDFQLHIASPRYFGLYNPHPTTAGIVGDALAATFNAQLAAWGHSPFAVEAERFLIRELGGKLGMPVGSVDGTFASGGAEANLTATLVALAEKFPGYLETGFAGSGLRPVVYVSEEAHDSMRRSGRVAGIGDAGVSHIPVDEAFRMRPDALEEAIRSDRASGRIPSMVVATAGTTNSGVIDPLADVLEIAKANDLWAHCDAAWGGAGWIVPELRQHLRGLPEYDSVTIDAHKWFSVPMGAGVFLTRHAGVLERTFSLTPAYMPREGTGLDVRNPFQHSIQWSRRFIGLKFLMTLLSSGWKGYESAIEHQAQMGERLADLLIESGWKILVRSPLALVCFTLADRPEDGTRLDEIVRRVGASGEAWISATMLAGRIPALRACITNFRTEEGDLRRLIEVLNRIRAEVAV
- a CDS encoding NUDIX hydrolase, which produces MDSAKPYCYEHPRPALTVDIVVFREQLGDEVLLVRRKHPPFEGCWALPGGFVDQDEALDQTARRELMEETGIEAGELEQLGAWGEPGRDPRGHTVSVVYMTAVVDGEARADDDAAEVRWFAIDELPTLAFDHSDIVRAAIERIGSRGPS